Below is a window of Mycoplasma sp. 2045 DNA.
TGAAAAACAAACAACTATCGCTAATGTTGCTGATAAATTATTAAATACTAAAAAACAAGATGCATCAAATAAAATTGGCTCATTATCAAACTTATCAGATGATGTACAAAAACCAGCTGTTAAAGCTTTAATTAAATCAAAAGCAACTAAAGATGAAATTGATGCAATTGTTGCTAATGCAGAAAAAGTTAACAGTGGTATCGGAACACTTAACGATGAAGTTGCGATAAAAGAAGAAGTTCAATACAAACAAGCATCAAATGACGTTAAAACAAACTTTTATAATGCTGTTACTGAATTAGAAGGATTATCAAGCTACACAGACTTTGAAACTCCATTTGACCAATTAGATACTAAATTACAAGCTGTATCTGAAACTAAGAGTTTATTAAATGGTAAAGATAGATTAGCTAATGCAATAGCAAAAGCTAAAGAAGCTATTGAGACACTTGAAAACTTAACATCAGTTCAAAAAGATGCTGCTAAAAATGAAGTTGAATCTAAAACATCAATTGCTGATGTTGAAGAAAAATTACTTGAAACTCAAAGAGAAGATGCTATAGCTAAAATTAACTCATTACCTAAATTATCAGAAACTCAAAAAGAAAAAGCTATCAAATTAGTAGAAGCTAAATCAGATAAAGTAGGAATTGATAAAGTAGTTTCAAATGCATCAAGCATTGATGGAGCGATTGCTAAAGTTGAATCTGCTAGAGAAGTTGAAATAGAAATCAAATACACTCAAGCTTCAAACCAAGACGCATTTGATGATGTAGTTACTGCTTTAAACAACTTAACAACAACACTTGACTTTGATGATGCATATCCTAACTTAGGTAATAAGTTAGATACATTAAAATCAACTCATGATGCTCTCGATGGTGTTGATAGATTAAAAACAGCTAAAGAAGAAGCGCTTGCTGCTATCGAAGTTGCTTCAAACTTATCAGATACTCAAAAAGACGCTGCTAGAAACTCAGTAAACAGCTTAAATGAAGTTTCTAAGATTAAAGATATTAAAAATAATGTTAAAGCAATTAACAGTGCGCTTGATGTTGTTAAAAACGCTGAATATGTAAAAAATAAAACTCAATATACAAAAGCTTCACAAGGAAAACAAGTTGCATTCACAAATGTACTTGATGTATTACATGAACTTAAAACTAAAGATGAATTTAATACATCAGTTGAAAGTCTTAATGAGAAATTAGATGCATTAAGAGATGCTCTTAATAATCTAGATGGTGATGTAAGATTATCAGAAGCAAAAGCTAAAGCTAATTATGATATAGATAACTTAACTAACCTGACAGATGAACAAAAAACAAATGCTAAAGAATTAGTAAATTCACAAACATCAGTTGATACTATTAATAACATTCTGACAAATGCGACAGATGTTAATAATGCATTAGAGGTGTTTAATGAGGTACAAAAAGTTAAATCTACACCTAACTACACAGAAGCTGATGCACCTAAAAAATCAGCATTAGATAATGCATTAGCAAAATCAACTGAATTAAGTAATAAGTTAGACTTTAACAATAGTGTGCGAGAATTAAATGAAAAAATCGATCCTGTAGTTCAAGCTAAAAAATCATTAAATGGCGATTCTAATTTGGCTGCATCTAAAACAGATGTAAATGCAGAAATTAATAAGTTAAATAACTTATCAATTGAGCAAAAACAACAATTTATTTCTGAAGCTAATGGACAAGTAACTGTTCAAAAAGTTAAAGAAGTATTAGAAAAAGCTCAAAAATTAAATGAATCATTAAAGCCTCTTGATAATAAACCTGAAGAACCTACAAAAGTTGAAGAAGGTAAAAAACAAGGTGCTCCTGGTTGAATTTATGGAGTTATAGTTCCACCAATTGTTGGAATTGCTACAGGTTTAGGGTTCTTATTCAAGAGAATTTTTAGAAGAAAATAGAAATTCATAAAAATTAAACTTACATTTTATCCGGTGTAAGTTTTTTTGTTTTTTTCTTTTACTCAAAAATACAAAAACACCTAGCGCAAAAGAGCAAAAAAATATTAACCATTGCTGGTTAATAAATTTCACTAAGCTTTTACATTGAAATCAGCTTTACCTTCTTGTTTTCATTTGTTTAAAAGTTTCTCTCATTCTTCAAATGATTCACATTGTAAGTATTCAAGTTGATCTTTGTTGATTAAAGGGTCAAATTTAGGGGATTTGTTTGTATTTGTGTAATGATAGTATCATTGTTTAACTTTCTTAATATCATCTTCAACATCTGCTCTATTAACAGGGAATGTGTAAGATTTCATTCTTCTTTGGTTAATTTCCTGAGTTTCCAAGTTAAAGGGATAAAAACGAAAACACCTACAAATAAGGCGTTTTCGTTTTTTGTTATTTTTAATTACAATGATAGATTTTCTATAACAAATGAAAAATCTTTATATATTTTGTTTAATTCATAATGGTTTGGATCTAAATTATTAATAATTTCACCAACAACTTTACCATTCACAGTTTTAGTTGTTATTGTTATAAGTTTTAAGGCATCCACAAACATATTCATAGTTACCTTTTGAATTTCACCATTATCTTCATAGAACTTTTTGAGTTTGTAAATTGAGTATTTTAAAACAATCAACGCTAAGAAACATAAGAAAACATGCGCTTGAATGTGAGAATCTTTATGAACAAACATTGGTCTAACTTCAAGCGAAGATTTCAATGTTCTAAAATCTTCTTCAATTTTTCATTGTTGTCTATAAATTTCATTAGCTCTTTGTGCTGTTAAATTAGGTATGTTGGTTTCAATCATATAGAAACCATCTTGATCAGCTATTTTTTAATTTTAGAGTAATTTAATTTGGCAATTGTTTTGCCTTCAACATCCATATATTTTTTCTTGTATTCTGGAACAAGATCACTTAAGCAAATTACATTATTAATTGATTTTTCTCATATTTTGCTATCGAAAAAGCTCTTTTTATTCTGTCAAGCTTTTCTTTTGCTGGGCTAAAGTAAACTATTTGTTTTCTAAGAGTTTGATTAAATCTTTTCCTTTTTCTATTGTTTGCTCAAACAGATTCCACAAATCTGCTTTTTGAAAACATTTCATGTTCCAACATATAATCTTTATCTTCGATGATGAATCTTTTATCTGCTTCGCTAAGGTTATTGATACGTTTTTGGACGATGTATTTATAGCCTTTCTGTTCTAAAAATCTTAAGTTAGCATTTTGACTAATTCCTCTGTCGGCAATGATTGTTATGTCTTTAATCTTGTAAATTCTTTCCATTTCAATTAAAAACTTAATTAAAGTTTGTGAATCGGCAGTATTTCCTTCAAAAATTTTGTAATGAAAAGGTATTCCATTATTGTCTGTCGCCATTGCTATTACAATTTGGTCTTCATCATGCTTGCCGTCTTTTGAAAAACCTTTTTGTCTTACGCCTTTTCTTGAAAAACTTTCAAAATAAACAGTTGTATTGTCAAAGTGTAATTGTTTACTGTTTCTATTAGTTAATTCTTGTAATTTATTGTAAAGATTGAATAAAATAGTTTCTTTGTTTGTTAAAAAGTATCAAAATAGTTATAAATTGATGATTTTTTAATTTCAACATTGTGTAAAAAATCGTTTTTGTTTTTATATTGACAAATGTAGCTTCTTGGAAAAATAATTCTGGTTCCAATGACAAATTCAAGAACTTCTTCTAATGATTTGTGTTTGCTTTTTGGCAATGAACTGAATAAATCTAGTTCTTTGATAATTTTGTAAATTAAATCAATTCCAACATTTTTAACATTGGTTTCAACAGATGTTGGCTCTAACAATTCAAAAAATTTGCTCTTTGCTTCAACTTTGTTGTTTGTGAATGGAACTAATTTTGCGATTGCCTTTAAATCATCAATGTTTTGCAAAGAATATTTATCTTTGATTTCGTCTCAATAGCCTAGACCAACTAAATCACCAATTCCTTTACCATAACCTTTTGAAATCCCAATTGCTAAATAGATGCCTTTAGGGTTGTTTCTTTTATATAAAATGTAATTGCTCATGCTTTAATTATACACTATTATCATTGTAATCATTGTAAAAAATAAAAATTTTTTGATTTTTTACTTATATACATAGTATATAAGTAGAGTTTAAAAATTATAAAAAATGAGCTTCCTACTTGGAAACTCAGGATTAACCATTGCTGGTTAATAAATTTCACTAAGCTTTTACATTGAAATCAGCTTTACCTTCTTGTTTTCATTTGTTTAAAAGTTTCTCTCATTCTTCAAATGATTCACATTGTAAGTATTCAAGTTGATCTTTGTTGATTAAAGGGTCAAATTTAGGGGATTTGTTTGTATTTGTGTAATGATAGTATCATTGTTTAACTTTCTTAATATCATCTTCAACATCTGCTCTATTAACAGGGAATGTGTAAGATTTCATTCTTCTTTGGTTAATTTCCACATTTTCAGGGTTCAAATAATCTCCAAGGTCATCTCTTAAGAATAAAGCGATAATTGAGTAATGGTTAGCTCCTTTTAAATACGAATAAAGTTGTGCTTGTTTTCTATACGAAGGGTCAACATCTTTGTCGCCTCAGAGTTCATATTTCTTATCTTGTGCTGTTTTGATTTCAAGAATCATATTTGTCGAAGGGATGTATCCATCGGGAACTCCCATAATGACATCATCCTTGTCTTTAAAATAGTTATATTCATAATCAGCAGCAACAAAGTTTTCAATCACTACATTAGGGTGCATCTTTCTTAAGAAATCAAATATTTTAGGTTCTAAAATAGTCCCTGCATTAATGTATTTTTGTGATAACACAGGTAATTTTAAGTGTGCAATGTGACAAAATGCATTAAATTCATTTTTGAATGCATCCTTAATTAAAATCTCAGAAACGGTGCTTCCTCCGATTTTTTTGTATTTTAAAAACTTATTATCAGATTTAAGTTGCTCAATCATATGATCTTTTAAAACAATCACACTATTTTCTCAATCAAACTCATAATCTCTCTTGTTGTAATATTGTCTAGCCATATTCTTATTTTAAATTATTTTTTACTTAAAAATCAAGTTATTTTATAAGTTATTTTATAAATTTTATTTTTAATAAAACAAGACAAAATTAGCCTAAAAATACACTTTAAATTCATAAATGAATTTCATATATATGTTATTATTAAGTTATAAATTATAAATACCTGAATAATTTACATAAAAATAATTAATTTATTGACCAATTAATTTGTAGGGTGTTATAATATTAAAGTTAGCATCAATATATATATATATATTGGTTATATATTTATTTTTTGATTTAAAACTAGTTTTAACTTCAAGCGAAGCTAAACAAAAATGGAGTAAATTATGAAAAAAAATAAACTTAAATTAATGTTGCTTGCAACATTTGGATCGATTGTTTCAATTTCATCTTTAGGTATTTCTTGTGGACAAACAAAACCAAAACCTGAAAATCCGGCAAATCCTAAAAAAGACGATCCTCAAAACCCTAAAGATAATGGTGGTAACGAGGGTGATAAAGTTATTGTGGAACCTGAAATTCCTACAAGACCTACAAATCCAGGTGTTGGATTAAATATTCCGGGTATGCCTGAACTTTACAAAACAGATCCTGCAGCATATAAAAAACTTCAAGAGTCAGAGAAAAATGTTCTTGATTTACAAGGATATGTAAAAGCTCTTAAAGATTACCGTGGTGATTATTCATCAAAATTAGCTGATAACTTAAAATTAACACCAGAGCAAATTGAGGCATATGACCAAAAAGCTAAAGCAGAAGGTCAACCTACATTCGAAAGTGCTGTCGTTAGAAACTTCTCTGTCGTGAACTCTGATGGAACTTTATCATTAAACCCATTAAGAGATGACACAAAAGCAGCTTACTGAGATTCAGTTCCTTTAAATAGAGGGTTACCTAGATATTTAGCTAATGAAATGTACAAGAAAACTGCTCTTCAATCTTATGCTATTAAACTTATGAACACTAACTCATTAATAGATCAACACAGAATGTACAATGGTTCTGCGTGAATTTTAGATTACAAACTTGATGAAAATGGATATCCAACAAAATGATATATCGCAACAAATATTCACGTTATTCAAGCATTTGCTGCATCAACTGCAAATGCGTCAAGTCAATCAAGATTCAAACACATTAATGATTTACAAGCTGAAGCTGATAACTATAATAAATACACAAAAGTAGTTGAAGATGCTGATGCAGAATACCACAAATTAACAAAAGAAGTTAATGCAAGAATTAAAGCTAAAGATGATGAAATCAAGTCATATGAAGATAAAAAATACGAAGCTTTATATGCAGGTAATCAAGCAGAAGCTGATAGATATGAAAAACAAGCTCTAGCAGTTAGAGAAAATGACTTGCCACCTTTATATGCAGAAGTGCAAAGAATTCAAGTTGAACAATGAAATCCAAAATGATTAACAAAATATACTGAAGCTAAAAACTGACTTAAACAAGGTGTAATTGGCGAAACTGTAGGTATCCAATTATTACACTTTAACGATGAAACTCCAATTGACCAATGATTAAAAGCTAATGAACTTCAACCAACAGTTGATATATTTAGTTTCAAACCATCACAAGTTAAACTAGTTTACGCCGGTCTTGACTTCTTAAGAACTAGCCCAAGAGATTATGTAGATCCAAATTCACCATTATCAGAATTAGAAGAAGCAGCAGACTTTGCTGTTCTCGAATTTGATTTTAGCAATTCAGATAATACATATGAATACAACTCGATTAATGGAGATCCACAAAACACATTTGGTGAACCAAAATCAGTTAGTTCAGCTGCTGAATTAGCTAGATTAGCTACAAGTAATTTTGCAAACTGAAATGAAAATGAAAAATTCAAGTTTGCTACAAAGAGTTTAAAAGCTACATATCAACAAGATGAACAAACAATGATACCTAATGTCAGATTAACAAACGATAAAACTGCAAATATCCCAAAATCAAAAATCAACTTAATTTCAGTAGCCTTCCCAAATGCTAAAACTGACCACTTATTTAACCGTAAGGTGTTAGAAAGATCTGAAGTTGCAATTATTGATTCAGGATTTAGTCAAAGTATTTGAACTAATAAACCTGTTTATGTCGCAGAAGGTCAACAAGTTGATAAAAAAGTATTCACAAAAGAATACGGAAGTGGATGAAACAAATCACTAAGCGTGAGAAACTTTATCGATATGCCTGGTGTATTTGATATTACAATCGTTTCTCCATTAATTAATTCAAGCAAAAACGAAGGTTACAAATTCGGTGTAATTAGAGATTCTGCTTCAACTTACACAGGAGATAGATACTTAAACTACGGATTAGGTTACTCATTAGGTGCTTGACAGCCTTTATCTGGTGCATCAGGTTCATCAGTTAGAACAATTGATAATGAAATTGTTGGAATTAACTATGCAACAGCTGATTCAACAGGTGTGTCATTAACTGCTTTAACTCAAGCATTCAGATCAGAAGGTGAATCTTACAATGGTTTCTATGGTAAATACAAATTAGAACAATATGACTTAATTTACGGTGGTGGAGAAAATCAAAGATCATCATACCGTGAAGCATTACAAGAGTTATATCCAAATATTCAAACTTACTTATTCAAACAAGGAGCAAATTTAATTCCTGAAGAATACAAATTCAACAAATAATTAAAGAAAGGTATTAATTATGATTAAAGCTAAAAGAAAAAAAATAATAATCAATATTGGTGCCGTTTCTGCACTAGCTGTTGTAGGTGTTGTTGCAGCTAAAACAATTAGTGATAATGCTAAACCAAAAACAAAAGACTTAGGAGTTATTACTCAGTCACGTGGAATCGCTACAGTCATCAATGAAAACGATGTTTTATATAGCGACAGAAATTCTTCAAACAAAGATAATAACTTAAAAATTAAAGTCAAAATCGAACCAGAACAACCAACTGTTGAAAATCCAAAACCAGTACAACCAGAACCAACAAAACCTGTTACTGAACCAGAACAACCAGAACAACCAGAACAACCTGTTAATCCAGAGCCAGATCCAGTAGAACCTGTACCTGACCCTGAACCAGCAAACCCGGATCCGGTAGAACCTGAGCCTACTGATCCTGCTCCTGCGCCTGATCCAGAACCTGTGACCCCAACACCTGGATCTGATCCACAACCTGAGCCAGATCCTGCTCCAACACCAGAGCAACCAAAAGAACCAGAACCAGAAGATCCGGATAAAGCAGAAGATAGTGTTTATACAGAACAACCTAAAACCACAGAACCAGAACCTGAGCAACCTACAGAGCCTATTATTGAACAACCAATTATAGTGACTCCTCCAGAACCAGAACCAGAACCTGAACCAGATCCATCTACAGAACCTTCAAAAGCAATCGAAGGTTACGCTAACCCAGAAGCTGCAAAAGATTTAGATTTTGCAACAATGAAACCTAAACCTATTGACAAAGTTACAAAAGTCAAAGAGGAAATGAAAAGAGAAATTAGAGAAAATCTTTCTGTTATTAACAGCATATTTAATAAAAATCCAAATGATTTAACAGAAGCTGATAAAGAGCTTTTAAACAAGAGTATCATTAAGATTGCTAATAACAATCCTCAAATTAATTATCCAGAGAACGCAGATTTCTCATATCTTTTTAAATTACTTAAAGATCCTCAACAAGCATACGCATTTAAGATAACACTTGAAAATATAAATAGAGAACTTGAAAATTACCTTAACAAAGGTATGGTTCCAAGTTTCCATTGAGGTGATACAGGATTTGGTAGTTTTGCACATGTTAACTTAGAAGATAATGTTGTTCGTAATGAATACATAGCAAGACATAAAAATTCATATTTTGCTTACGAATCACAATATCACAGAAATTCAAAACAAATTAGAAACTTTGAATATGATGGGTTCTCTAAACAAAATAAAACTTCTGAATATTCAAGATATGGAGCAGGCGCTGATAAAGGAATTGAAATTTATGAATACAAACCAGAAAGTGCTATTGCAAAAGAAAAAGTCAAAACAAACAAAGTTATGGCAATTCTTGATGCAGCTAACACTAAAGGTTACAATTCATTCTTAAGCTTTTTAGATAAAGTTAAAAAAGCTAACAAACAAATTGATGTACTTGTAATCAAAAATATGGGTCTTAAAGACAAACGTCAAGAATTTAGACACATTTTAAAACAACTTCCTGAATCAATTCAAAAATTAACTTTATTCTTTGAAGGTAAAGATACAACTTCACTTATTGCACTTAAAGATAAGAGAATCCAAGAATTAGACCTTTATAGTTCAAATGACTTATTAAGTAAAGATTGAGGAATTGACCCTATTGCATTACGTGGTGTAAAAAATATTACATTTGACTACACATTCGCAGCTATGCAAGATAATACAAATATGCCAGGTTCAATTGTATTTAACAGACTTAGATTTGATAAAGATGATACATTAGAAGAAATCAACGAAGGTCTTGATATTGCATTCAAAGATAGATACAATGAAAGAATTTTCCAAGGAGAATTCGGAGATGGTTCTTGACCTACTTGACTTGATTTCTCATTAAACAAAAACATCAGAAGTCTTGAAGGAATGCGTTTCCACAATAGAGTATTTAAAAACTTAACTCTTTACAATAACACAAATACATTCACAGTTAATGCTGACACGTTAGCAGCTCAACAATGATCTGCAATGCTTATCAAAGGACCTGAAAGACCTAAATTACATTTTGTTAGTCCTGTAGAAGTTAACACATTATACATTCAAGGTAATGCACGTGACTTAGACGATAACTGAGGTCCAGAATTATACGGATTAATTGAATCAGGTAAAAATGTATTCAGAACAATTTACGTAGATAACCAAACAATGGCTGACAGATTAAATCGCTCACAAGCATTTACTAAATTTGGTAAAACAGCAGTAGTTAAATCAGCTAACTTTGATCCAAGTGGAGGTGGCGATGCAGAAATCTCATTCAGTTAATAGTAAAACCAATTTATTACAGTTAAACTGAAGTAAAGAAAATGTTCTTAAATTAATTTCACTTGTACTTTCGTTCTTGTTAATAAGCTCAATTGGAATTGTTTTCAATTACTTTATTAACAAAGGCGATCAAACAGGAATTGATTATTCAATTCTGTTTGATAGAAGTTTCAAAATAAACTCAAGTATTAACTTCTTTGTGTTATTCAACTTAACTTTATTATCATTGCTGATTATTATCGCTATGACTAAGAGTTATTTTGTCATAAACAAAAATAACTTGAAGTTTTCAAGTTACATCTACTGATATGTTGCATACATTACTTATGCACTTATTACATTTGGATTTTATACTTTTACTTTTATAACTACTACAAAAGATACTTCTTCAAAATGATTAATTTATAACTCATTTTTACTTATACCACTTTTAGTTATTGATTTAACTTTTGATGTATATACACAAGTTAAAAAATCAAGAAGTTTTTCAATTAACATCAAGAAATTAGTTTTAGATTGAAGCTATACTATAATCAAATACGTTTTACTCGGAATTGGATTATGAATGCTTGTTTTAATGGTTAATAACGTTCAAGTTTCAAAATCAAAAGATGGAAGCATTGAAACGCAAAGAGTTGTTGGTATTTTTGTAAACAATGTTTACATTAATAAACTAACTAGAATTTTCAGTGAAAATGCAGTTTACAAAAACTTATCTATTTTTGGATTAGTTTTTGCACTTATCTTACTTCTAAGTTTAAAAGTTTACTCAAACATTTCAAACTTATCAAGCGTGGTTTACAGAAACAGTTTATTTGCATCACTTACAAAATTAATTCTTGCATTTATCTTACCTGTAATGTTCTTTGCGATTTACACACTTGCAAAATACGCTTACAAACCAATCGATATTAGCGAAGATACAACCACAAAAGTTGCTTTATTTGCTGCGTTTATTGCATTAGTTGCAATCTTAAATGGACTTGTAATTGCAAGTAGATTTACAAAATTCAAAAATCAATTATTAACAAACAAAACAGTATTTGTAATTTTAGAATTAGTTTCATTATTTGTTTTATTAGTTGCAAATACTCAATTAAACTACTTTCACAGATTAATTATCAACTTATTATTCTTTATTTTATTTGTAATTAACTTTGGATTAGTTAAATACAATAAAGCTAATAAATTAAATAATTTAGAAAATGCAATGCTTTTAGCTATGTTAGTTTCTCTAACAATTTCATTAGTGTTTAGCATTTTCTTACACGCTACATTCAGTAATGATAACTGAGCAATATTAGTGCTTACAAAGAATTGAGATATATTGACAATTTTTGCACTAGTCACAATTATGCTTTATATTCTATTTGCACTTTCATCTATAGCATATACTGGATTTATCAAGATATTTGCTTTGTTTTATGAAAAAAGAAAACACTTTACAAAGAGAGGTAAATAATTTATGTTTAAGAAAAATAAAATGAAAAATAAAGAGCTTTTAGCATACTTAGAAAAAGCAAAAGTTTATCAATCAAAATTATTTGCTGACTTTGAAAGATTTAAAAGCAAACCGACTTATGTTTCAAATGAAAGTTTCTGAAATTCATTTTTAATTGAATACAACTTAACTGAAAAAGATTTAAAACCTTTAACAGATAGTATTCAAAAATGAATTAGCAGAAAAAATAATCTTTTATTAGATAAATTTGTTATCACCTGAACTATTGATTCAAAATTTAGTTTATATGATCAAATTCCTAAAACTGAACAAAAACAAAATGTTTCTGTATCAGATACAATACTTAGAAGCTCTGTTTCACAATTGAACTCAGACTTTAATGAATACATAAATAAACTAATTGAAGAGAATTACATTATCGAATTTATACCAAGTGTTCTTTTATTAAAAGAAAACAATGTTTATAAATTATTTATAGGTCCTGGAATTATTAATGAACAGTAAAACCATTGAATCAAAATATAATTCTCTTAAAAAGATTTATAAAATCGTTGAATCAAAGAAAAATATTACTTTAATTAACTTACTTAGACTATCTAAACAAATTGGTTACTGTTTAGATAGAGCTAACTATTCAAAATTCATAATTGAGCAAATTACTGATAAATATTCAATCAATGATTTTGCTCTTAATAAAAAAAGTGACTTGCTTACTTTAGGTGGATTAAAAACACTTTGAATTTACATTACAGAAGAAGAAAAATATAGTACTAACTCATATCAAAAACATGAAAAGTACTTGCTCCAAGCTATCAACAAATCTAACGATAGCATTATTGCTATCGGTCAAAAAGCAACTAAGTTTGCTAATGACAACGGATTTAATATCTTATTTAGCTTTGAGAAAAATGAAGTTGATTACTTAAATGAACTACTTCCAAAAATCATTATTAACAACTTCAAAATTAATGATTATGCAAACTTAAACTTTGTAATTAACTCAACAAAGATTAAAGAAAAACATATTCAACTGCTTCCTGTAAATATGAATAATTTCACACTTAAACACCATCAACACGGTCAATTATTTAACTCAAATATCAACACTCATAAAATTTCGCAAGATTTAAATGAGTTTATCGATTCAGAAACTGAGTCTTACTTAAACTTTGCTATTTCTTCACTTTTAACTGAGTCAGCTTTAATTTATGAAAAATATAAGTTAGTTGCTCAAAATAGTACTCTTAATGATTTAGAAGAAAAAATTAAATTCCAAAAAAGACAATTCTTAAAAGTTAAAAGAGAAAAAGAAATTGAACAAATCTCAATGCTTAGCAAGAAAAAAGACTTATTACACGAAATCAGAAAGGGGAACTAATGATTGATTTAACTTTAGTATCAGCTAAAAATGTTAAAAAACATCTTAAGATTTCTGAATTAAAAATCAATCATCAGCTAAAAGATAGTTGACAAAAAGTTGAGAAAAACACAATCTCAAGTTACAAAAAAGTTTTATGTTCACTTAAAACAAATTCAAAAGAATACTTTTTAATATTTGATTCATTATTTGTCCAAAGCAATGAAAATCAAATTGTCCTTTTCTACAATAATTCATTTGAAACTTTTGTCCAAGATGACAAAAATAAAACTCAATTACATTCATTAAATAAAAAATACAAAGAAATTAAAAAGGAACTGCTAAAAACAAAATTTGCTTTATATGCTTCTAATGACATTGATTTAATCAACAGATTAGAAAAACTAAAAAGAAAAGCATTCAAGCTTAAAGCTCAAATTTACTTTTCACTATTTGAAAATGAGGATTTATGAAAATAAGAAGATGACTTAAATTAGGTGCTATTTCTTCTTCATTAGTATTACCGCTTTCGGTTATTTCAGCAACTACAAATGAAAATGAAACAGCGAGTAATACAACTGA
It encodes the following:
- a CDS encoding MSC_0622 family F1-like ATPase gamma subunit encodes the protein MNSKTIESKYNSLKKIYKIVESKKNITLINLLRLSKQIGYCLDRANYSKFIIEQITDKYSINDFALNKKSDLLTLGGLKTLWIYITEEEKYSTNSYQKHEKYLLQAINKSNDSIIAIGQKATKFANDNGFNILFSFEKNEVDYLNELLPKIIINNFKINDYANLNFVINSTKIKEKHIQLLPVNMNNFTLKHHQHGQLFNSNINTHKISQDLNEFIDSETESYLNFAISSLLTESALIYEKYKLVAQNSTLNDLEEKIKFQKRQFLKVKREKEIEQISMLSKKKDLLHEIRKGN
- a CDS encoding MSC_0621 family F1-like ATPase epsilon subunit is translated as MIDLTLVSAKNVKKHLKISELKINHQLKDSWQKVEKNTISSYKKVLCSLKTNSKEYFLIFDSLFVQSNENQIVLFYNNSFETFVQDDKNKTQLHSLNKKYKEIKKELLKTKFALYASNDIDLINRLEKLKRKAFKLKAQIYFSLFENEDLWK
- a CDS encoding DUF2714 domain-containing protein; translated protein: MKNKELLAYLEKAKVYQSKLFADFERFKSKPTYVSNESFWNSFLIEYNLTEKDLKPLTDSIQKWISRKNNLLLDKFVITWTIDSKFSLYDQIPKTEQKQNVSVSDTILRSSVSQLNSDFNEYINKLIEENYIIEFIPSVLLLKENNVYKLFIGPGIINEQ